GCTACTGGTACAAAGTATTTAAAAGCAGATAATAAGCTATATTTAACTTTATGTGATAATTCTATTGAGTGTTTAGCAAGTATAGATATAGATGGTAATATTGAATATCTTACAACCGGTTTTGATTGTATTACTGGCTTTGATATTTATAACAATAAAATAATATTAGAGCAAATAACAGATATTTGTTTGTCAGAAATATATTTATATAATACAAAGGCAATACAGTTAACTAATCATAACAATTACTTAGCAGAAAAAGCAATTTCACCAATAGAGGTCATTAAGTTTAATAGTAATGGTCATGAAATAAAAGGCTACGTAATTAAGCCAACTAACTTTAACAAGAATAAAAAATACCCAGGGGTTTTGTTCATGCATGGAGGCCCCAGGGGTTTATATGGCAAAGTTTATCAGCACAGAATGCAGGTTTTAGCTAATGAAGGTTATTTTTGCTTCTTTACAAATCCCCATGGTAGCGCCAGCAGAGGCAATGAGTTTTCTAGTATATTTGGTAAACATGGAGAAATTGACTATGAAGATTTAATGGTGTTTACAGATAAAGTTTTAGAGCAGTATTCGCAGCTAGATGCCGATAAGCTTGGGGTAACAGGGCACTCATATGGTGGTATTATGACCAATCACATTATTACTAAAACCAATAGATTTAAAGCTGCAGTATCTAGTGCATCATTATCTAATTTTACTACTAAAGCTTTTGGCACAGATAATGGGCTAGGTTGTTCTATGCAGGTATATGGTGATCCTATTGAAAACCCTGAGTGGACTTGGAATCACTCACCTCTTAAACACAGTAAAAATGTGACAACACCAACCTTATTTTTGCATAGTGATGAGGATTATAGGTGTTTATACATTGAGGCTGTTCAACTGTACACAGCCTTAAAAAGATACGGTGTTGATACAGCTATGTATTTGTTTAAAGGAGAAGCCCATAGTTTAAAAAAACCCCGTAATAAAGTTAAGTGGTTAGAGGTATTGCTTAGTTGGTTTAATAAGTATCTAAAAGATTAAAAATGAAGAGGCTATGGCACAAGCAAATTAAGTTAGTGCCATAGCCCTAAATTATTAGATAAAAGTTGCTATTTGTACCATAACAAATTATTATAAATTGTTCATTTTTAATGCCCTTTAAATATTGACATTGGCTATACAAAACAATTATAATACTACTAAAGCATAGTTAATTAGTCGGGATTATTTTTTTTGAATCTAATTCATACTAAACCGATATGAATTAACGGTATTGGAGTGATTCAATGAAGTTATCTACAAGAGGACAATATGCTACAAGGGCGATGCTACAATTGGCTCTAAACAGTGGAGGTTTACCTCTACCAATTAGGGAGATAGCAGTTTTAGAAGGTATATCAGAACAATATTTAGAACAGATTTTTAGGGATTTGAAAAAAGCAGGTTTAGTAGAAAGCGTAAGGGGTGCCCATGGAGGTTACTTATTGCGGTATTCTAATGAAAAGATATCTGTAGGAGATATTATAAGAGCTGTAGAAGGACCAATTGCCCCAGTTAGTTGTTTATCATCTAATGAGGCATGTGGAAGATCTGGTCAGTGCGTAACCCGTAAGGTTTGGTCTAAACTTCATGATAGTATGTTAAATGTTCTTAACGAAACTACATTAGCAAACATGGTAGAAATGGCCAATGAATAGGAGTGTAAGTAAAAATGAGAAATGTATATTTAGATCATAGTGCAACAACACCACTTCGTAAAGAAGTACTAGAAGCAATGATTCCCTTTTATACAGAAACATGGGGAAACCCCAGTAGTATTCACAAATGGGGGCGTGAAGTTCGCATAGCTGTAGAAAATGCAAGAGAGCAAATTGCTACCTTAATAGGAGCAAATGCTAGAGAGTTATTTTTTACTGGTGGTGGTACTGAGTCAGATAATATTGCTATATTGGGTACGGCAGAAGCAAAAAAGCATAAAGGCAAACATATTATTACTTCTCAAATAGAACATCATGGTGTTTTAGATACCTGCCATTATTTACAGAAACAAGGATTTGATGTAACATATATCCCCGTAGATGAATTTGGTTTAGTTAACCCCCAAGATGTTAAAGATGCCATAAGAGAAGATACAATTTTAGTGACTTTAATGCTTGCTAATAATGAAGTTGGCACTATTCAGCCAATAAAAGAAATTAGCAAGTATACTAGAGAAGCAGGGGTTTGGTTACATACTGACGCTGTTCAGGCTGTTGGTAGTATACCAGTAAATGTAGATGATTTAGGTGTAGATATGTTAACATTCTCTGCCCATAAGTTTTATGGACCAAAAGGCATAGGTGCTTTGTATACTCGAAAAGGTGTAAGGCCAAAACCTGTAGTACATGGTGGAGGACAGGAACGAAAAGTAAGACCTGGTACCGAAAACGTGGCTGGAATAGTAGGTATGGCTAAAGCTTTAGAGCTTGCAGTTAAAGAGTTAAATGAAACTCAAGCCCGATTAACAGGTTTAAGAGATCGATTAATTACTGGCATTAAAGAAAGTATTCCTGCGGTTATTCTTAATGGACATGCCACAAAGAGACTACCGGGAAATGCAAACATGAGTTTTCTGTATGTTGAAGGAGAATCAATTATTTTAAGCTTAGATTTAGTTGGTATTGCGGTATCTAGTGGTTCAGCATGTACATCTGGCTCGTTAGATCCCTCACATGTTTTAATGAGTATGGGCATGGATCATCAGCAAGCACACGGGTCTTTACGAATGACTTTAGGTAAAGGCACTACAGATGAAGATATAGATTATGTTTTACAGCAATTACCACCAATAATTAATAAGTTGCGTGAGATGTCACCTTTATATATAAAAAACATTAAAGAAATGGAGAATTTATAATGTACACAGAGATAGTTATGGATCATTTCCAAAATCCTCGTAATGTAGGAGAGTTGAAAAATGCAGATGCGGTTGGTGAAGTGGGCAGTATTTCATGTGGAGATATTATGCGCATTTATTTAAAAGTGAATAAAGATGAGGTTATTGAAGATGTATCTTTTAAAACATTTGGTTGCGCAGCTGCCGTTGCCAGTAGTAGTGTAATGACTGAAATGGTTAAGGGTAAAACTATTGAAGATGCATTAAAGATTACTAAAAAAGATATTTCAGAAAAACTTGGTGGTTTACCAGGGCCTAAAGTTCACTGTTCTATTTTAGCTACAGAGGCATTAGAAAAGGCTATTGAAAACTATCGTTTACAATAAATTATTAAGATAAATAAATTGTTTAACATAATGGCAATTAAGGAGAATACGTATGAATAACGAATTAGCAGTTTTATGGACTAGTGCTGATCGTGAAGTTGCTCTTAAAATGGTGTTTATGTACACCTATAATGCCAAGTTGTATGAGTGGTGGGATGAAGTTGAGCTAATAATTTGGGGACCATCTTCAAGGCTATTAGCTGAAGACCCAGAGTTACAAAACTATGTTAAAAAAATGTTAGAGGCTGATGTTAAAGTTGTAGCATGTAAAGCATGTTCTAATAGTTATGGTGTAACAGATAAACTTGAAGAACTAGGAGTAGAAACTCTTTATATGGGTAAACCACTAACAGCTATTCTTAAGAGTAATACTAAACTAATAACCTTTTAAAAGAAAAAGTGGGCGCTAAACGGCGCCCAAAGTAAAACGGAGGTTGAGAGGGTAACTCAATCAGAGTTACGGCTAGTATTATTATTCCCGAGATAGACATTGTTAAACGTCTTTATTTAAAATTTTTATAAATAATACCAAAAAAAATGCATAAAATATATTTTTATGTTTCAAAACAACTAAAACTAAAAATCAAGGAGCTTTTTTAACAAACTTGTTAAGGGAACTCCTTTTTGTTATGGATTTTTTTAAAGTAATTCTTCAATTCT
This Clostridium sp. 'deep sea' DNA region includes the following protein-coding sequences:
- a CDS encoding S9 family peptidase produces the protein MKKLSVRDHELYKSVSNAKFFNNGASLLYKVTRMSLKENKNIADLYVYDFKKGLSSKLTTDQKTTNYLKYDEQTILVQRKDSDKTYVNKIDIATGEESEFFVIDYKVEKLLKITEKVFIFSTKYNTLYDRTEFKVENYDDGTPKSALLADYYFFDDVKFRNNGEGIINGIRTRLYLYDVNSATSTLISNANMNVGTFDFNNEQIVFSKVDTNNPMASTMSLYKYNINTKQTESILNSGTYNISSLHCLPSGVIFTGYDLRHTHARENAQLYRLKDGTVKNIYHNTMDINKSGGSDTKLATGTKYLKADNKLYLTLCDNSIECLASIDIDGNIEYLTTGFDCITGFDIYNNKIILEQITDICLSEIYLYNTKAIQLTNHNNYLAEKAISPIEVIKFNSNGHEIKGYVIKPTNFNKNKKYPGVLFMHGGPRGLYGKVYQHRMQVLANEGYFCFFTNPHGSASRGNEFSSIFGKHGEIDYEDLMVFTDKVLEQYSQLDADKLGVTGHSYGGIMTNHIITKTNRFKAAVSSASLSNFTTKAFGTDNGLGCSMQVYGDPIENPEWTWNHSPLKHSKNVTTPTLFLHSDEDYRCLYIEAVQLYTALKRYGVDTAMYLFKGEAHSLKKPRNKVKWLEVLLSWFNKYLKD
- a CDS encoding Rrf2 family transcriptional regulator, which produces MKLSTRGQYATRAMLQLALNSGGLPLPIREIAVLEGISEQYLEQIFRDLKKAGLVESVRGAHGGYLLRYSNEKISVGDIIRAVEGPIAPVSCLSSNEACGRSGQCVTRKVWSKLHDSMLNVLNETTLANMVEMANE
- the nifS gene encoding cysteine desulfurase NifS encodes the protein MRNVYLDHSATTPLRKEVLEAMIPFYTETWGNPSSIHKWGREVRIAVENAREQIATLIGANARELFFTGGGTESDNIAILGTAEAKKHKGKHIITSQIEHHGVLDTCHYLQKQGFDVTYIPVDEFGLVNPQDVKDAIREDTILVTLMLANNEVGTIQPIKEISKYTREAGVWLHTDAVQAVGSIPVNVDDLGVDMLTFSAHKFYGPKGIGALYTRKGVRPKPVVHGGGQERKVRPGTENVAGIVGMAKALELAVKELNETQARLTGLRDRLITGIKESIPAVILNGHATKRLPGNANMSFLYVEGESIILSLDLVGIAVSSGSACTSGSLDPSHVLMSMGMDHQQAHGSLRMTLGKGTTDEDIDYVLQQLPPIINKLREMSPLYIKNIKEMENL
- a CDS encoding iron-sulfur cluster assembly scaffold protein, translated to MYTEIVMDHFQNPRNVGELKNADAVGEVGSISCGDIMRIYLKVNKDEVIEDVSFKTFGCAAAVASSSVMTEMVKGKTIEDALKITKKDISEKLGGLPGPKVHCSILATEALEKAIENYRLQ
- a CDS encoding DsrE family protein; translation: MNNELAVLWTSADREVALKMVFMYTYNAKLYEWWDEVELIIWGPSSRLLAEDPELQNYVKKMLEADVKVVACKACSNSYGVTDKLEELGVETLYMGKPLTAILKSNTKLITF